CGGTTTCTGGAAAGCCGTTGGCGAAGGCCTCTACGAATGTGCGGATCACGTTCGCGCGGAAGCTCACCGGTCAATCACAGCGGGCTCGCAATCCGGTAAGAACCATAAGCCATCCGCGCCGGGTCAGCCTCCAAACAATGACACTCGCACCCTGGCTGATAGTGGTCACGTCGTCCAGCCCGGCCCGACTGAGGCGCGTGTAGTCTTTGACGCCCCTTATGCTGATGATCTCGAATTCGGCACGTCGAAGATGGCTGAGCGTCCGTTCTTGCGACCAGCGCGCGACAAATTTCGTCCCAAAGCCCTTGAAGTCCTCCGCAAGCGCATAAACGCGGCGCTCCGGACAGAATGAAGGATTTGCACATGACCTATCCCACTGAAGTTACCATGCCCTTTGCCGATGGATCGTACAGGTTTTTCTTGCCCCAAAGGCAGGTTTCTGAGTTCGAAGAAAAGCACGGAACCATCTGCGGGCTAGAGTTTAACTTGCGTTCCTGCATTATGATGAATGGGGAAGGTCACGCTATTTTCTCTGGAGGCGGCGCCGCTGAAGCTCAACAAATTCGTGATCTGATCCGCGCCGCGTTGATCGGCGGAAACAAGGCGGTGGTTGACGACAAAACCATCGAGGTCGGTCCACAAGCAGCACTGGCACTGGTAGACAGGTACGTCTATCCGGCCCGTCCTCTCGGCGAGAGTGCGGCATTGGCTTGGCGAATTCTTGGCGCCGCGATCTACGGGAATCAATTGGGAGAAGTCGCGGCGAATACCGCTGCCGCCGATCCGCAAAAGGCGGGCCAAGCCGATGAGTGAGGTCGACCCCCTCATCTTCGAGTTTCAAGCCCGGGTGAATGGCTATCTGTCCGATCTCCGCTCCACAACCACATCAGTAGACAAGATGCTTGGCCTACAAGAGGCGCGCTACAAGCACCTTGAGGGCGAGATCAGCCGTTCCAGCGGGGAAATATCCTCGCACATCAAAGGACTGGCATCCGGATTTGCCGCGTACTTCTCGGGCCGCGAACTGGTTGGCCTGCTCGATGGGTTCACGCGCCTTCAGAATAACCTGAGAGTTGCAGGCGTTGCCGGCGACCAGATGAAAGAGGTTCAGGACAGGCTCTTTACGTCTGCGCAGAAGTACGGCGTCGAGTTGGAAGGGCTGTCCTCCCTGTTCTCGACCCTGACGCAGGCCAGCAAGGAACTTGGAGCAACGCAGCAGCAGATATTCGGGATCACCGATGCCGTATCCGCTTCGCTCAAGATTCAGGGATCGTCCGCCGAGGAAGCCCAGGGCGCATTGCTCCAGCTTGGGCAGGCCTTGCGCGGCGGGAAGATTCAGGCCGAGGAATACAATTCGCTGCTTGACGGCATGTTTCCGCTGTTGGAAGCGGCGGCGGCCGGCTCTACGCGCTGGGGCGGCTCGGTCGCCAAGCTGACCGCCGATGTCAAAAAGGGCACCGTCACCAGCCAGGAATTTTTCACGGCCATTCTGGATGGCTCGAAAATCCTTGAGGATCGGGCGGCGAAGGCGAGCCTTACGCTATCCGCCGGGTTCACCACGCTGAACAATGCCCTTACGGTTTATTTCGGGGAAGCCGACAAGGCCAACGGTGTGTCTGCCGCGCTGGGCACAGCAATGAGCAAGATCGCCGATAATCTGGATACGCTGATTCCGGCGCTGGCGGTGATAAGCGGGATCATTGTTGCCAGGTACGCAGCCGGGCTCGCGGTCGCAACGGCTGCCACGATCGCGAAAGCTGCCGCTGATGAGCGCGCCACACAGACTGCTGCGGCGCACGCGGCGATGCAGGCGCGTTTGAATTCAGTCATGCTGGGCACATCGGTGAGTGCAGAAGCCGCAGCGGCTTCAGTGACCTCCCTGAGTGTAGCATCCGGCCTTGCGTCGCGCGCGGGAACAGGATTGCTTGGAGTATTCGGCGGGTCTCTCGGGCTGGCTGTAACCGCTTTGACGGTGGCTGTAGGTTACTTCGTAGTCAAATCAGCGGAGGCGTCGGCTGCATCCGAAGAATTGGCAAGAAAGGCGGAAGAAAGCCAGGGCAAGCTTGAACGTCTGGTTTCTAAACTAGACAAAGCCGGCATCAAAACTGAAGATCTGACGCGTGCGGCACAGGCGGCCGTGCCGGGAATAGACAGCGCAGCGGCAGCCTATGACCGGGCTGCGAAAGCGGCTGAACGATTGGCGGAAAAATCTGGCTTGGCGGCAATCAAAATGGCGCAGATGCGCATTGTCGAAGAGCAAGAGAGGCAGCGGGACCTGAAGAGCCAGCTTGATCGGGCAGGCACCTCACGCGGCGGAGCGTCGCCCGCTTTGGTTATCTTCCGGGGCAGGACAACCAGGTTCAAACTATTGAAGGCCAGATTCAGGCCTCAAAACAGGAGGAAGCGCGGCAGCGCGCGATCCTCATTGGCGTTTCTAGAGCCGCTCAGAATGGTATATCCCTTGAGGATACGCCAACGCCAGCCACGCCAATTGCTGGCAAAACGAAAAGGCTAAGAAGCCAACTGGCCCATCGGCCATGGAGATCAAGGCCC
The Novosphingobium sp. EMRT-2 genome window above contains:
- a CDS encoding HK97-gp10 family putative phage morphogenesis protein; this encodes MHGYGSSGFWKAVGEGLYECADHVRAEAHRSITAGSQSGKNHKPSAPGQPPNNDTRTLADSGHVVQPGPTEARVVFDAPYADDLEFGTSKMAERPFLRPARDKFRPKALEVLRKRINAALRTE
- a CDS encoding tape measure protein → MSEVDPLIFEFQARVNGYLSDLRSTTTSVDKMLGLQEARYKHLEGEISRSSGEISSHIKGLASGFAAYFSGRELVGLLDGFTRLQNNLRVAGVAGDQMKEVQDRLFTSAQKYGVELEGLSSLFSTLTQASKELGATQQQIFGITDAVSASLKIQGSSAEEAQGALLQLGQALRGGKIQAEEYNSLLDGMFPLLEAAAAGSTRWGGSVAKLTADVKKGTVTSQEFFTAILDGSKILEDRAAKASLTLSAGFTTLNNALTVYFGEADKANGVSAALGTAMSKIADNLDTLIPALAVISGIIVARYAAGLAVATAATIAKAAADERATQTAAAHAAMQARLNSVMLGTSVSAEAAAASVTSLSVASGLASRAGTGLLGVFGGSLGLAVTALTVAVGYFVVKSAEASAASEELARKAEESQGKLERLVSKLDKAGIKTEDLTRAAQAAVPGIDSAAAAYDRAAKAAERLAEKSGLAAIKMAQMRIVEEQERQRDLKSQLDRAGTSRGGASPALVIFRGRTTRFKLLKARFRPQNRRKRGSARSSLAFLEPLRMVYPLRIRQRQPRQLLAKRKG